TCGACCGGCGGCATCCCGAGCTGCGCCTGCCCTACGTGGACGGCCATGACTTCGTGGACAACGACGACGACCCGAGCGACGAGAGCGCGGGCGTGCGGGGGCTCGGCCATGGCACGCACGTGGCGGGCATCATCGCGGCCCAGCTCTCCTCGGGTGGCACCACCTGGCCGGGCATGAGCCGCGACGGCATGGTGGGCGTGGCCCCCGGCGTGGAGCTGCTCATCGCCCGGGTGCTCAACGTGCACGAGCGCGCCTCCATCAGCAACGTCCTCTCCGCGCTCGAGTGGTGCCAGCGCAAGAAGGCGCACGTGGCCACGCTGTCGCTCGGAGCCCCCATGGACATGGGCGTCACGGCCCGGGACGCGTTCCGGGCCGCGCGCGACGCGGGAATGCTCATCATCGCCGCGTCGGGCAACGACGGCACCACCAACCATGAGGCGCCGCTCAACTACCCGTCCGCCTACCCGTCCGTCCTGGCCGTGGGGGCCGTGGACTCGCGCGCCGAGGTGGCGACCTTCTCCAACCGGGGCGAGGGCTTGAGCCTGGTGGCGCCGGGCGTGGACGTGCTGTCCTCCATCAGCCTGCAGGGCAACACCATCTCGGAGCTCGAAGCGGGCGCCCAGCACTACGCCTCGCGCTCGCTCTTCTTCGCGCCCGCGGGCGAGTTCACCGGCGAGCTGGTCGACTGCGGCAACGGCGAGGCCCGGGGCTGCCAGGGTGGCACGTGCGACGGCTTCGTCGCCTACGTGCGGCTGGAGCCGGGCGCCACGGTGTCCCGCGTCGCGCGCAACGTGATGGAGCAGGGCGCGCGCGCCATCGTCTTCGGCATGAGCGAGTCCGAGACCCAGTCCTGGCAGATGAGCCTGGAGGGGCCGGGACAGACGTGGGTGCCCGCGCTCTCCGTGGGGCGCGAGTCCCGCGCGGCCGTGCTCAAGAGCCTGGGCAGGCAGGTGCACGTGAACCTCACGGGCGTGGATTACGCCCGCTTCATGGGCACCTCCATGGCCGCCCCCCACGTGGCCGGCGTGGCGGCGCTCGTCTGGAGCGCCCGTCCGACGATGACGGCCAGCGAGGTGCGCGACCTGCTGGAGCGCAGTGCCCTGGACCTGGGAGAACCGGGCCATGACCCCCGCTACGGCCATGGACTCGTCCGGGCGCGGGCCGCCCTCGATGCCCTCGGCGGGCTCCAGTCCCTGCCCTGAGCCCACCTCGGAGGCGGGGCCGGGGCCGGGGTAGACTTCCCCGCGCCCATGCCCACCGAGCTCACCCTGCCGCGCTACATGACGCGCTTCCGCTGCATCGCGGAGCGCTGTGAGGACACCTGCTGCGCGGGCTTGAAGATCCCCGTGAGCCCGTCCGATGCGCGGAGGATGCAACCCGCCCTGGCGGCCCATCCGGCCCAGGCGGAGCACCTGCGCCGGTGCACGGGAGCGGAGCAAGACGGCGGCGCCGGGCAGACGCCCTTCCTGCCGATGCACCCGGATGGCACCTGCGCCTTCCTCGACCCCCAGCGGATGTGCTCGCTCCAGCGCGACCATGGAGAGGGCGCGCTGCCGGATGTCTGCGCCACCTTTCCGCGCGTCGTCACCGCGCGGGACGGGCACTGGGAACTCTCCGGCTCGCTGGCCTGTCCCGAGGTGGTGCGCTTGAGCCTGCTCGCGGAGGACGCGATGCGGCCCGAGTCCCTGCCCTTCCCCTCGCCCCTCATCCCCCGCCCCGAGGCGGTCAGGCACCTGAGCCGCGACCCGGAGGAGGGATACTCCTTCCATGCCGAGCCCGTCCGCGAGGCGCTGCTTCGGGTGCTGGATCGGGAGGAGCACCCGCTCGCCACCCGGCTCGCCCTGCTCGGGCAGCTCGCCTACGCGGTGGATGACTTCTACTTCCGGGGAACGGACGCCTTTCGAGGGGAGACCCGCGCCGGGGCCGAGGCCCGCTTGAGCGAGGCCCTCCAACGCTTCGACTCCCCGGAGGCGCGCGAGGCGGTGCATCGGGAGTTCAGCGGACTGGCCTTGCCCGGTGGCCCCTGCGTGGGCCTGTTCACTCAGGTGGTGAAGGCACGCATGGCGGCTCGGGGAGGACGCGTCCGGGAGTGGGGGCGGAGCGTCCTGGAGTCACTCGGACTGGAGGTAGGGGGGCCGGAGGAGCTGGACGCGGCCTGGAGCCTCTACACGCAACGGTGGCACGCCCTGAACGCGGCGCAGGGCCCGCGGCTCGCCCGGTATTTCCACCACTACGTCGCCCACTTCCTCTGGCGCACGTCGTTCACCGAGTTCCCGAGCCTGCTCGCGTACGTGTTCCGTCTGGCATTGCGGGTGGGACTCGTCCGCTTGATGCTCATGGGGCATCCCAAGGTCGTGGCACTCCTCCAGGAGCCCTCGGCCCTCGAGACACCGGAGCCTCTGGAGTTGGCGGTGGTGGAGACCGTGCAGACCGTGGCCAAGCACGTGGAGCAGTCCCCGGAATTCATCTCACTCACCGAGGGGCTCGCGGGGACGGGACGCGGCGCGCAGACCCTGGGCAAGGTGCTCGTCTTCGCCTCGTTCTGAGCCACGCATTCAGGTGTGGCTACACCACGGAACGCCGCCAGGCCCGAGACAGGTGCTCTTCACCATTCTCCGCGAAGCGCCGCGCCAGTTCGTCCATGCCCTTCGAGCCGTGCTTCAACACATATCCCAGCTCCGCGGGCAGCAGAGCCTTGACGGCGACGAGCCGCACGTCGCCGAATGGGGTGGGAAACAGCCTTGGCAGTGAGCGCGACTCCTGGCCGAGCAGCACCCCCACGCGCCCCCCCGTGGTAACGAGGGACGCGGGCATGCCCGCCCCCGCCACCTCCAGCGTGACGAGGCCCACCTTGGCCCTCTCTCGCACGTGCTCGTGGGCCACCACCTCCCTCGAGATTCGCTCCAGCAGGATGTAGGGCCAGCTTCCCTCGATGGCATCGAGGGGAAGCTCCGTCGGCTCCGTCTCCAAGGCGAGCTCCAAGCCGAAGCCAACGGAGGGCTCCAGACGGGCAATGAAGGGGTCCGAGAGACCCTCGGAGACGAGGAGGAGGCGCCCTACCTCCCGATGGATGATGGCCCAATCCCGCCGGTGGCCCGGCCATTCGTAGCAGATGGCCCTGGGGGCGACGGCCAGCTCGTCCAACGTGCCGAGCGTCTTCCACGCTGCGCGTCGGGCCGCAGGAGGGGGGTCCAGAAGCTCGTTACACCTTTGCTTGTAGGCGCGTTCCTCCTCGCTGATGGGGCTGGGGCCGGTGACTTCCGTGAACTTCAGCCCCGTGGCGCCCGTGCGCTCGAGGGCCTCCTTCACGTCCTCGGCGACGAGCAGGGTTCCTGCATATCCCCAGGTCCGAAATACCCTGGCGTCGCTCACCTTGGACGGGTCGATGCGCATGCCATACACAGCCCGGTACTGACCCACCTTGTCGGGCCGCCCATCCTCCGGCGTCCAGTACGAGACCTCGGCGCAAGCACCATCATCGATACACTTCACCAGGCGCGCGACGTTGAGCAGGAAGTAGGGCTCGGGCCGCGACTCCACCTCCACGGGGAAGAGCTGGACGTCGCCTGGAGCCACCTCGGCCAGGACACGGGCCACCTTTTCGGAGACGACGGGGAAGCCCCCCGTGTCGACACACGTGAAGTCGAGCGGGGTGCCAGGATGGTAGACAGGGACTCGAAGGCGACCCTCCACGTGGGTGCGCTCTCCCCGCCTGAACTGCCGCCCGCGAACTTCCTTCCCCTGCTCGTCGATGGGGTCGCCCAGCAACCAGCGATCCGGGCGGGTCATGTCCTCGGTCAGCTCGAAGTACCGCTGCGCCATGTCGCTCTCCATTCCTCACCCTGCCCCGGTGACCAGCTTGTTGAGATCGGAGCCTACCCTCTTGAGTTCGCTGGCCAGCTTCCCCAATTCCCGGGTGAGTGCCTCCCGGCACTGCGCCGTGGTCTCGCAATCCTCTACTGCATCCACGAGTTGTCGATGGACTCGGGAATGGTACGCCTCGGGATGGGGCCCCTTGTGGCCAGGGATGCGGACCTTGTTCGCCGGGTCCTCCATGGACATGCCGGCCTTGTCGAAGAGCCTCTTGAGTCTTGGGGTCCACGGCCCACCGCGCGCGGTGGACTTCTCATTCTCCACGGTGGCGATGTGGTGGATGTGGCCTTCCTCGCCCTCTCCTTCCCGCTGCATGGCGAGAATGGCACCCGAGCCTGCGGGCAGCGTGAGAACGAGTCTGCCCTCGGCCACCGACACCGATGTCGCCTCGGACGCCGCCGTGGGCAGGTGGAATCGGCCCGCGGTGGCGGCGTTGCGCACCGCCAGGGGAAAACCCGGCAACCCGCTGCCCGTCATGGCCTCCTGGCCCCGGGCGCCCGCCTTCCACGC
This genomic interval from Cystobacter ferrugineus contains the following:
- a CDS encoding S8 family serine peptidase, whose amino-acid sequence is MIRGWAVVGLVGLMACADPDAGVSPQNQNSCVDKKVHTVSGALTSPASDDRQAVLVRYRPGLRQSASVTRQLGISVTARYQLTPAMAARLTPQEISRLAADPSVERIEPDLELRALGQPLSTGSVEEYTESLRLVQAPQVWDVNEDGVLDRGAPTGAGIRVCVIDSGIDRRHPELRLPYVDGHDFVDNDDDPSDESAGVRGLGHGTHVAGIIAAQLSSGGTTWPGMSRDGMVGVAPGVELLIARVLNVHERASISNVLSALEWCQRKKAHVATLSLGAPMDMGVTARDAFRAARDAGMLIIAASGNDGTTNHEAPLNYPSAYPSVLAVGAVDSRAEVATFSNRGEGLSLVAPGVDVLSSISLQGNTISELEAGAQHYASRSLFFAPAGEFTGELVDCGNGEARGCQGGTCDGFVAYVRLEPGATVSRVARNVMEQGARAIVFGMSESETQSWQMSLEGPGQTWVPALSVGRESRAAVLKSLGRQVHVNLTGVDYARFMGTSMAAPHVAGVAALVWSARPTMTASEVRDLLERSALDLGEPGHDPRYGHGLVRARAALDALGGLQSLP
- a CDS encoding imm11 family protein, translating into MAQRYFELTEDMTRPDRWLLGDPIDEQGKEVRGRQFRRGERTHVEGRLRVPVYHPGTPLDFTCVDTGGFPVVSEKVARVLAEVAPGDVQLFPVEVESRPEPYFLLNVARLVKCIDDGACAEVSYWTPEDGRPDKVGQYRAVYGMRIDPSKVSDARVFRTWGYAGTLLVAEDVKEALERTGATGLKFTEVTGPSPISEEERAYKQRCNELLDPPPAARRAAWKTLGTLDELAVAPRAICYEWPGHRRDWAIIHREVGRLLLVSEGLSDPFIARLEPSVGFGLELALETEPTELPLDAIEGSWPYILLERISREVVAHEHVRERAKVGLVTLEVAGAGMPASLVTTGGRVGVLLGQESRSLPRLFPTPFGDVRLVAVKALLPAELGYVLKHGSKGMDELARRFAENGEEHLSRAWRRSVV
- a CDS encoding AHH domain-containing protein, with the protein product MTVLLWAYLGHEFWGLISATKRLWDEAGAADTFPELRGASERYAQVLGPNTLRVLLVLAAWKAGARGQEAMTGSGLPGFPLAVRNAATAGRFHLPTAASEATSVSVAEGRLVLTLPAGSGAILAMQREGEGEEGHIHHIATVENEKSTARGGPWTPRLKRLFDKAGMSMEDPANKVRIPGHKGPHPEAYHSRVHRQLVDAVEDCETTAQCREALTRELGKLASELKRVGSDLNKLVTGAG
- the fliB gene encoding flagellin lysine-N-methylase; protein product: MPTELTLPRYMTRFRCIAERCEDTCCAGLKIPVSPSDARRMQPALAAHPAQAEHLRRCTGAEQDGGAGQTPFLPMHPDGTCAFLDPQRMCSLQRDHGEGALPDVCATFPRVVTARDGHWELSGSLACPEVVRLSLLAEDAMRPESLPFPSPLIPRPEAVRHLSRDPEEGYSFHAEPVREALLRVLDREEHPLATRLALLGQLAYAVDDFYFRGTDAFRGETRAGAEARLSEALQRFDSPEAREAVHREFSGLALPGGPCVGLFTQVVKARMAARGGRVREWGRSVLESLGLEVGGPEELDAAWSLYTQRWHALNAAQGPRLARYFHHYVAHFLWRTSFTEFPSLLAYVFRLALRVGLVRLMLMGHPKVVALLQEPSALETPEPLELAVVETVQTVAKHVEQSPEFISLTEGLAGTGRGAQTLGKVLVFASF